ctctctccctccctctttctctctctctctctctctctctccccccccgacttccctcaaaataaaaacaaaaagcaaacaacccccacacacaaaaacaaacaaacaaacaaagaaacaaaaataaataaataaaggaaaggccTCAAGACCTGATTGGGCCTTTGATATGGAAGGGAACGGATTTTGATAAGGCCTTTTCCACTCACTCATGGATTTTCTCATTCCCAGAGAACAGAGAAGGGGTGACGGGTTGCTGGTAGAAAACAGACCATGAGGCTGGTCTCTGTCAAGTATCAACTTAGGAGCCAAAGAAACATAAACCTTGAAATGTGGCATTCCCACCCTCTCTTTCTTCATATGCATAAAGAATGCTCATATGCGAAAGTCAAGGTTTGAACTTGACAGTCTCTAAGTTCTCATCAAAATCTGAGGTTTTATGAATCTAAGAAGGGAATATGTATGTTcagttcctttttttgtttgtttttgtcattctATTGATTAGAAGCTTAAGCCATGAGGACATTCATTGCTCCTCAAATAAAAATTCTGGAGTCAGGATTCAGGAGTTTCAGAGACCTCAGGGCACTAGCTGGCATTATTGAGATTCTCTGGGCAGCTTGAGACATTTTGGCTCACACATCCCTGTCCATAAGCAGGAAAGAGTGAAGAGTGAGGAAGAGTTCAACTGAGACTCTCTCTGTTTACTGAGGGATGGAGCAACATTTTCTAGAGCATTCCTCTACAGTTAGATTTTCCGCATACCTCACTGACCTGAACTAGCTGCAGTGGAGACTGAAAAAGTGATATCTGGTCTTTCAACCTGCTAATGGAACCCAGGCAAGGAATAGGGATATGGTTTGCCTCTGGGTAGGAAACCAGTGCATGACACCCCCTTCTTAATTCATGCAACTGAGATTTACTGAGCAGCAAATCTAGGCCAAGCTCTGTCTGAGCCAGGTGATGATGATACAGGGGAAAAGACAGTCCCTGGTCtccaggagccctggctggaagAACACAGCCAGGCAAAGGATTAAAAAACAAGATGGCAAGTCCTAGGAGAGGAATGAGTGTTCCATTATGGGAGTTGAAGAGGCTCAGCTCTGGAGAGCAGAGAGGGCTGGAAGAAGCCATGACTGGGTTAATTTTGAAGGGTGAGATTCAGCAAGGTGTGAAGGGGCCTGCTGGGAGAAGGTCACCTGGGAATCTTTCAGATTCAGCATGGATGGATAAAAGGAATTAGAGGGACAGGCCAAAAATGAAGCTGAAGAAGCAGGCAAGGCCTAATGAGGGAGGGTTTTGTATAGGACATAAAGGGTTGGGGCATTTAGTGTGGATGTGAGGGTGAGCAGGTCCATGTGGGGGTATCTTCTCTATGTATGCAGAAGGAAAAGCCAAGCTGTTCAGCCACAATGGCACTGAGGTTCAAGAGATCCACATTGCCAGCTGCTTACCAGCTGGGAGAACCTGAGCACATCTGTGATACCTTTAGCTGGTGTGACCAAAGATTTTTTGTTTGATACCTGTCAATATAGCTGGTCCATGCTGGATGGTTCCAACTGTTAGAGAATGTTTCCTGAGGGGCCAGATTTGTCATTCACTCTTTCCTCCTCCACCTAGTTCTGCCCTCAGGAGTCATAAAATTCTTGTGTTCCACGTAATAACCATTCAAACACATGGGATATTTTGTGGTATGATTTTCAATATATCacatatttgttcatttaatcctcaaaataaccTGGTGTAgccatttatgtttttattttacaaacaaggaaagAGGGTCAGTGAGTTTTTGCCTAGAGTCACATTTGCAGATTTGCAGACTCCAGTGTGTATCCTTTCCACAATTCAGTGTTTCTTTATTTGTGGTTCTTGGCCAGTCAGCCTCAGAGTTTCATGGTCTGCTTATTGCAAATCCAGATTCCCAGGGCAGGATACCCCAAAGCCACTGAAATAGAACCTCTGGTGGTAAAAGCACAGAATCCACATTGTAGCACACATCCTAATTCATTTCTAGATCCATTAAAGTGGGGAAACCATGCTCTAATCTCGCTAATATGATcacttttaatcttttctttctttgtatttttgttggggagagaggagaataaggGAGCTTTTTAGGTGAATTTGACTTCTTAGCTGCGCTTTCTTAAAGAACACTTGATATGAATCAGTGGAACCCCAGAGAAGGGCTGGATCTTCCAGACTTGTGTAGAAccatccctttctttttctctcccctactTGCAGGGTTGGTGTTCGTCCTCTGCTGAGCCAATATGGGTGACTGGAGCTTCCTGGGAGCATTCCTGGAGGAAGTACACAAGCATTCCACAGTGATCGGCAAGGTCTGGCTCACGGTCCTCTTCATCTTCCGCATGCTGGTGCTGGGCACGGCGGCGGAGTCTTCCTGGGGTGACGAGCAGGCCGATTTCCAGTGTGATACGATTCAGCCGGGCTGTGAGAATGTCTGCTACGACCAAGCCTTCCCCATCTCTCACATTCGCTATTGGGTGCTACAGATCATCTTCGTCTCCACGCCGTCCCTGTTGTACATGGGCCATGCCATGCACACTGTGCGCATGCAGGAGAAACGCAAGTTGCGGGAGGCGAAGGCCAAAGAGGTCCAGGGTGCTGGCTCTTATGAGTACCCAGTGGTTGAGAAGACAGAGCTGTCCTGCTGGGAGGAAGTTAATGGAAAGATTGTCCTCCAGGGCACTCTGCTCAACACATATGTCTGCAGCATCCTGATTCGCACAACCATGGAGGTAGTCTTTATTGTGGGCCAGTACCTCCTGTATGGGATCTTTCTGGACACCTTGCATGTCTGCCGCAGGAGTCCCTGTCCCCACCCAGTCAACTGTTATGTATCTCGGCCCACAGAGAAGAATGTCTTCATTGTTTTTATGTTGGCTGTAGCCGGACTGTCCCTCTTCCTCAGTCTGGCTGAACTTTACTACCTAGGCTGGAGAAAGATCAGACAGCGATTTGTCAAGTCTAGGCAGGGCATGGCTGAGTGCCAACTTCCTGGCCCCTCTATCAGCGCAGCCCAGAGCTGTACACCACCTCCTGACTTCAGCCAGTGCCTGGAGAATGGTCCTGGAGGGAAATTCTTCAGTCCTTTCAGTAACAAGATGGCCTCTCAGCAAAACACAGACAACCTGGCCACTGAGCAGGTTCAAGGCCAGGAGCAGATTCCTAGGGAGGGTTTTATTCACATCCGTTatgcccagaagcctgagataCCCAATGCAGTCTCCTCAGGTAATCGCCTCCCCCATGATTACCAGAAGGACAAGCGCAGACTCAGCAAGGCCAGCAGTAAGGCCAGCAGCAAGGCCAGGTCAGATGACCTATCAGTGTGACACTCCACTATGGGGGAACCAAAGCCAGGTGGGAACAAAGAGGGCCCAGAGAGGGAAGATGTGTCTCTTCTGACCCCAcctcttttattttcatcattgcTCTGCTCCTTTGGGCCCTGGGTCTCAAAGGCATTGCTCATTTATTCCATGAGGTATGACTAGGGCTATGCGAGTGCAATCAGAAACATCTCTACCCACCCTGGCTGCTGTCTGTTCCCTATCCTTTACCCAGTACACTCAGTGAAGACTTTCAGTTTACTTATTGAAGAGGGTAGAGTAAGGGAAGGAAACCATGGCAAATTCTGGCCTGGGACAGATAGCCAGAGAGTTAAAATAATTCTCTATATACCAGCCACTTACCAGATGCATTTTCCAAGTCTCTGTGGCTTCCTTGACCTGATTACCCTTCCTTCTAAAATGAAGACTCCAAAGTTCCTAGCCAATAAAGAGCATGAATCAAGGAACTTGCTTTAGATATGCTCTTGAATCTATTGTTTCCATGAGCCAAACCTTGGAGGGATGGTAAGGCTGTCTCTCCCTCCACCTGGTCTTAAAAAGTGGTCCTTGGAACTTGACCAGCAGACTTAACTTTACAAGTGCCTTGCTATGTAGGTCTGACAAATGTCCTACCTTGGTGATGTTGCAGCCTTTCCTTCTGCCAAGGTGTGCAATCAATCCAGGGGGATGCATGCTCCTCTAGGGAGCCACTGTGCACAGACTCCACTGGAATCCCTGCCACCCGCTATCATCCTGTAGCTCTTTATAGTTCATCCTGATGATAGAAGCcatccctttccttccctccttggcTATTCACCCAATGCTCCCCTAAAGACTTTATCAACCAGGATACCCAAGAAGCTGTCATCTTCTCTTGGATCCTGACTAGATCACCAGCCACAGAGGCTAGTGGAATTTCCCAAAGTCTTATTAAAACAAAGAGGGCATGGTGCTTCTCAGATTACCCTTGGGAAGAAAACAAGTCTGCCAtaaagatgaaaatttaaaaggagataaaatactggaaaatgatttttttttctcttatttatttcccttgctgACTGCCAAGTTAGAGTGTCAAGAGGAGGTATGATGAAAATGATAAAAGATCCCAGATAGATCTCTCCCTGGAAGATTTAGTGGGGGCATAGACATATAGGGGAATCTCCAGCTTTCTTGGCAACACTCTTGTTTTAGAGCACAGAGATTCCTGTATCTCCCTGGTGCTCCTAATAAGACTACCAAGTGGAAACTTCAAAAAAAAGCCCTGCTTTGCCCACAGACTGGCCTGGTTTCTCTATTCAGTTCATCTGTAATGGGTTGCCATTTTGGATGAAGGTAAAAGATGCTCAGAATTGTATAATGAGGTGTATAGGGAAATGgttgcttttaaaaatgcatgtgtgtgtgtatgtgtatacccTCTTATAAGGTGAGTGAAGGGAAAAGGAGGTctgaaataaggaaagaaaaccttAGACAAACTTGTGTCTTTCTGCCACCCCCTCTATATGCCTTGCAGAGGGGCTGAGCCTCACTATTTTTAGTGTCATCAGTCTAAATGGATAGGCATAAGAGTTTGGGATAAAAAAGGGTAAATGCCCAAAAAGAGGCTTAGCTTCTACCCCACCTGCCTACCTCCTAGCTCCTCTGCTGGTATTATTGATGGGTAGAGAGAAGGATGAGGGTAGAGAGGTGGAGGGAATTGACTGGGATGCCATCTAAGGAAGAATGATAGGTCATCCAGATCCCTGGAGGGGACACCCTTTTATCTATTGTGTGGCACATTAAAATgctcccccaaaaaacaaacaaaagcaaaacaaaaaaacaaagcagactctctctcctttcatctctGAAATCTGTTTGTTTTGTGAAATGAGTGTTCTTGAGTTAGAAATGCTGAGATCAGTTTTTGATGATGGGGTTttcaggaagggaaaggaaaatattatgtgtagtttgtatttttttaaatttttatttatttattcattttagagaggagagagagagactgtgagagagagagagaggagagagagacagagaaggggggaggagctggaagcatcaactcgcatatgtgccttgaccaggcaagcccagggtttcgaaccggtgacctcagcatttccaggttgacgctttatgtAGTTTGTCTCAATAAAGTTGGGCCCTACCTTTATTTCTCATTGTGTCTTCTCCATATTTTGTCTACAAGAGAAGGATGACAGACTTGGTGGGGGAGAAAAGCACTTGGACCCTACTCATCAATCAGTCAGTAAGGCAAAGAGCTTTAGATTCAGATATGCAAGGGTTAAAATTCCAGCTGCTGATTAGTAGCTGGATTCCAGCAAGCTACTGaatctctgagccttggtttccctaTCTGTAATATCTACCTAATAAGGttgttaaatgagaaaatgtttataaagaaTTCAGCAGAGTGCCTTGGAAATAATTGTCATTAGATGgtcattgttgttattgtttctattattatCTTTAATATTTCTGTTATTATGTTGAATATATAGTATTTGAAAATCTGACATGTCAAGGAATGATTCCAGAACTTCCTTTTGTGGAGTTCACAATCTGCCTAAGGTGATCAAAATAACTCACATAGAGGAAACAATTAGAATACAATTAAGTgggaattcatttattaattttttaaattgactttattggggtgacatttgttaataaaattacataagttgCAGTGTGCCGTTGATGCTATAAAAAATGATACATATGGAACAAACTACATAGAAAAGGAGAGACCTTGCCAGGGCTTTAAAGAGCAGCTAAGGCTTTAGAGAAGTCAAGACCTCGAGGATGACTCTGTAAAACAGGTCTtaatatccctattttacagacttggaaactgaggttcaagaTTTCTTGACAGGGGGCAGCTTTTCATTGGCTTCTCTGACTGAGGTCACATATttttgaaagaggagaaatgattCTTGCTCCAAACAAAGGGTAAAGGGACCACCCTACCCTTCATGAACAAATGGGTGCTATTTcctagagaaagaaacaaaagctgGGAAAAACAACAGAGGTGTAATCTGAACTATCAATCAGTATTGTTTATCAGGGCAGGAAAGCTTTATCAAAGAGGACTTGCAGAGAGAGCATAGAACACATCTTGGGACACCAGTGTTGAGACTTACGGGTACATATGGCATCTGTCCAAGAGGAGGATGCTCAGCCCAGAGGGTGCCTGAGGAGTCCAACTGGAAAATGCATCTGggatccatttttttcttctagtaaAAAGGAGTGCATCTTGTGGTTTTATAAACCTAGCCATTAACATTTAACAGTTTATATTACACCCAGCTTGTAAACGGCAAGGAATTTGTTTTATAGTAAGATTTAAACCTCATGTATTTActgtcattttctcttcctttttccctaTAACAACACTTCACCACTAAAGATAGTAAGCTGGATAATAATATAGTGGATAAATTCTAAGTTGTAGGCTCCTGCAGGTACCTTTCCTTAATTTCCTTCCTCCAGTGCCAGTTAAGACCAGAATTTCTGTGCTGGTGTTTCATTCTTATGGTTAAAGTGTTAAAGTGGTTAAAATGCTAACAACACTTCTGTAAAGAATCgtactggccttggccagttagctcagtcagtaaaGAGCGTCGTCCTGAAAGGACAaacttgtgggtttgatcccgggtcaagGCCCACACTGGAACAACgtatgcacgactgagtggaacaacaaatgcttcccttccccctccccattctctcccttcctctctctgtttctctaaaaattaattaaaaaaaaaataagccctggccagataactcggttggttagaccagtggtccccaacccccagggccgcggaccggtaccggtccgtgggccatttggtaccggcccgcagagaaagaataaataacttacattatttctgctttatttatatttaagtctgaacgatattttagttttaaaaaaatgaccagatttcctctgttacatccgtctaagactcactcttgacgcttgtcttggtcacgtgatacatttatctgtctaccctaaaggccggtctgtaaaaatattttctgacattaaccgGTCCACTGTCCCAGAGCATGGAGATTATTGAGTTTGATTTCACGGTCAGGGCACTTATAAGAGCAGCTTGATATtacagtttctctctctgactctttaaaCAAAAAGGAATAATGCTATAAGTGAGTTTCAGATTTCTTCCTAATAGCAAATCTTGATAGCAGAgaagaagacaaaaaacaaaGGCACTAGGCACCTTGAAAAATCGCTTTCATGCATGTGAAGATGTAGAAAATAGCCAGGTTGGATGGGGCTGCTAAAGATAAGCTGCCCACTTCCCAATCCTCATAGATCCTGGAAACCCCCACAGTCAGTCCATTTATTGGCCTTTGACAATGAGcagaatttataaataatatgttaACAGAATatgatcagttttttgtttttttttttgtatttttctgaagctggaaacggggagagacagtcagactcccgcatgcgcccgaccgggatccacctggcacgcccaccaggggcgaagctctgcccaccagggggcgcatcgctctgcctcgaccagagccactcaagcgcctggggcagaggccaaggagccatccccagtgcccgggccatctttgctccaatggagccttggctgcgggaggggaagagagagacagagaggaagggggggtggtggagaagcaaatgggtgcttctcctatgtgccctggccaggaatcgaacccgggtcccccacacgccaggctaacgctctaccgctgaaccaaccggccaggaccgaaTATGAtcagtttttattgttgttttgtttttagtgaaagagagagagggagggacagacagacaggaaggagatgagaagcatcaactcgtagttgtggcaccttacttgttcattgattgcttttttatatgagccttggctggggggttatagcagagtgagtgaccccttgctcaaaccagtgaccttgggctccaaaccagggaccaaggggtcatgtctatgatcccacaagcttgcgaccctgtgctcaagctgctgagcccatattcaagctggcaacctcaaggcttagaacctgggtcctcagcatcccaggttgatgctctatccactgcgccagcacctggTCTGGCAGGATCAGTGGTTTCTACTTTTGTTGGTCACCTGATAGTCAATGGAAATGGGTATGGTCTTTAGATTTTTATTGTAGTTTCTACTGGAAAAGATAAaaacttttattcaacaaatacttattgagcactaCTTTGGGATAAGCATTATATTAGGCTTTTGGAATATAAGTTTATAAAACAGATATGGTTCCTGCCTTCTGGAGCATATAGTGTGGTGGGGAAGACACCGACCCTaagtaaacaacaaaataattacaCATTGTGGTAAGtgtcaagaagaaaacagataggGTACTGGCAAAGGTGGGGGAAGAACCTTATTCAGATAGGATAGGTGGGAAATCCTTTCTGAGGAGGTAACATTGATGCTGAGATCTGACCACTGAGAAGAAATGGGGCACTGATGAGTAAAAGATGAACTCAAATGGAGAACCCAAATTCCTTCCAGGAAACATCTGAATACAGCTGTCCCTGACCTCAGTCTGGTCCAACATTTTTGACACAAAATTCAAGTGGCATCTAGATAGCACCTAAAATAACACTGTTTGGCACCATTACAAAACACAGAGCTTAAGCTTCTTCTTTCAGCAGAAGTGTAAGGGACAAATGTTTTTACTCTAAGAGCAAAAGGagcatataaaacattttcaaatagtatatattatatgttaagATTCTAAATATCCCTATTTGATATTGTAACCATTATTTTCACTGGTATAGATCTCTGTAACATGCCTGGGGCCTTCTAAACTAGGCCTGTTCCCTGGAATTCAGGCTGATAGGCAGAAGACTGTGTCCAAATGAGCTGGCAGAGCCAGAAGGGTGTGGTTCAGGAGAACCTTGCTTAGCATCAGAGAAGTCAAAACAGCAAAAGTCAAGAgcacagagaaggggggaaaagggAATGAGAGGAGCACATCAGCAGGGAAGATGAGACAGAAGTTGTGCAAGACATAGGAAAGCAGGCAGTGTAGAgacatggctcagctggaggtagGACCACAGCACCTGATCTATTGTATATTTGGAGCTAAACCTCCAGACTCAGAGGAGGGATACTGACATGAGCAAAGCAGAACATCTTAGGGCTGGTTACAAGGCTGGGCCTCAGAATGAAGTCTTAGGATACAAGATGGGAACTCATGATCAGAATTACAGTAAAGTGCTGATGAATTATTGCTGgcaatatctatatatctatttagatatagatatagatagatataggcaaatatagatatatctatataggcaaatatatatatatatacacacatatataggcaaatatatatatatatatataatgttaatacagtggtaccttgagatacgaatctaatttgttctgtaactgagcttgtaagtcagtcaactcatatatcaaactgccgatactggacccatgcaccaatgcgccaactagcagcagcttcctgaatcacgactcgtatctcagaatttcgctcggatcttgaacaaaaatacgaaccaaGTAGCacctcatatcttaaaaaaaaatccatatgttggtctgttcgtatctcaaggtactactgtagaTTCCTTCAAAACTTTAAACCAAAAGAAGGACCAATTGTGAGATTTCCAGGTACCTCATCCAATATGGTGGTGAGTGGGGAGATTATTTTTAGTGTGGAACCTAATACTGCTTTAAAATCACTCCAGTTTCCACCTATCTCCTTCAACTACACATAAGGCCAACACAACCCTGGGAGGTCATGGCTTGAAAAAAGTCTTAGCTCCCTCTGTTCCTTCAAACTGGctgaccttttcttttcttttcttttttctttttagagcaggggtcaggaacctatggctcacgagccagatgtagctcttttgatggctgcatctggctcgcagacaaatctttaataaaaaaattaattatgttaaagatataaaacattctcatgtattacagtccattcatttcctactgctcatgttcatggttgcaggtggctggagccaatcacagctgtcctctgggacaacaacaaatttttattagataatgcataacgtacatgggtcgttgtatggctctcatggaattacatttaaaattatgtggtgttcatggctctctcagccaaaaagtttcacaacccctgttttaaagggagggagaggaagagagacagaaagggagagaggaaggtgagagTAGAGAAGTATCAAcccttagttgcttcacttcagttgtttattgattgcttctcatacacacCTTGATGGGGGGACTGAAGCCAAGCCAGTTACTTCttgttcaggccagtgaccttgggcttcatggcAATGATTCCACACCCAAGCTGTCAAGCCCTTGCTCAAACTGaggatcctgcactcaagccagcaacctcagggttttgaaccagggacctcagcattctggattGATGgcctaaccactgtgccactactggtcaggttGACTTTTCTATTACTCTGGTTCAAGGCTCTGTGattcctttattttctaatatcaGGGCTTCCTCAGAAATCGAGGGCCCTGCCTGAACCTGGTCAGAACAGCTTGTAGCCCTGGGCGTTGCAGCCTGGTCATTGCTAAATCCCCTGAGGCAGCAGCTGCTGTTCAATCAACAGCAGGCATTCAGGGCATGGTGGTAAGTTTCCCGTCTTCCTGGGACTTTTCTTTAAACGAGTTGAAATATCATTTGGAGGGGTTTAAACTTAGAGATGTCTGAGGTAAAATTGCATGTATTGAAACCAATGTAAGAACCTGTATAGGGTGTTGTTGGCTGGGGAaaagtcaacttaaaaaaaaacaacgcaTATTTTTGTAATAATTATGAAACAagcttgcattttttaaaatgctgttttctAGGTGCTTTAttaagaggttttattttttaaagatattttatgaattatttttttagccttACAATAATCTTATGAGGCCATGTGACCCtactttacagaaaaataaagagaaagattcAGTAACCTGCTCAGCTAGTAGCTGGGAGAACTGGGATTCAGACATTATCTTGCTGTCTATAGAAGGCTTCTTTTAAGTACTTATCATATATTCTTAAAAGGAAAGATACAAAACTATATGTATACCATGATGACAATGTGTAAAAATAGGTATTTATAAGAACAGAGACCTGAAAGGaacaaaaatgaaagcaattGTGCCAGTATGGTGGATCTGTGGGGGTGTTTTAATTCTCCTTATTTTCCAAACTATTTTAgtgttatattttttttgtaattaaaaagatttaaatatatttatattcaacCTTTGGGCTAAATTTGATGTTCCCCTGGGGTGGCTGCCAGGAGCTGCTTCTCTTCATTTCCACAGTGCTCATGCCTgggaaaatttttctttgtttggacTCTGACTGCTACCCTTAAAGGGAATAAGATTAGCAAGAGGCACCCATGCCAGGGTCTGAGCTGCTGACTGTGTGTGACCACAGATGGTCTGCCAGCTGTGCTTCTGGAAATGGTTGAGCATTGGAGTGAGTGTGGGAGGCATGACCTGCACCCACCCATGAGCTCTTGCAGTGTGGAGTGTGGAGGGCACCTAATCTATGTCAGGTCAGGACTATGGGCAAGTCATTGAGTGGTTTGGAAGTTATCAGTAGGAGAGAAGCTTGGCTTCAGATAAAcaaggacagagggaggggaaaattcaagaaaaacttCATAGAGTAGGTGGTACCTGAAATTGGCTATGAAAGATGAAGAAGTTTTATTATATGGAGAGAAGAAGACTTTCTAATGAGAGGAAAGAGCATGGATTCCAACAAACACTTGCAATAGAACCCCGTGATATATTCCAGGAGCTGGAAGGAAACTGGAGGAGAAATCCTGAGTGGGAGGTGAGGTCAAGAGGTAGGAAGCACACATTTGTAGGATTCTTGAAAGTATGGCTTTCATTATGTAGGTAATAAGAAGCTCTTGCATTTCTTTGGGCATTTGGGGAGTGGGTTGACTAGCGCTACACCTGAAGTTGACTAAAGGCAGCAGCAGTTAATGTAGAGGGAAGACACTGGAAGGTGTGAGGCCATGGTAATCCATGCGGCTCCCTTTTGAACTAGGGGTGAAGTGAGGGAACACAGACAAAGCCTCAGCTGTTGGGACTGACTGATTGATTGGTTAGGTATGGGGTGAAGAGGTGGTAAGAGAAGGAAGTCAGAGATGATGATAAAGTGTCAGGTCTTTGtgaccatttattcatttattttaaaaaattgattttgctcatttatttaataaacaaacaaacaacaacaacaaaaacctgtgTGGGCCTGATCGGTGCCTCACATATTGGCAGAACCTGGGGGATTCAGAGAAGTCTGTGGCAAAGCAGTGATTATTACGCAGTAGCGAGGTAATAAATACATTAGAGACATTTTATGCATCACTTTTGGTGCTTTTAGCCTTACCTGCCCCTTGTTCTAGCTTCCTGTGGGTGTAGACCAACTTCAAACAAGTACATCTGACCTCCCTCCAGGAGTTCCCTACTAACTCAATGGTGGAACTGCTCAGCACTATCCCAGTACATGAACAACCTAGACGTATGGGGTAATGAATGCAACATAGAGCAAACTTCTAGTCAGTGGGAGACAGAAGCCCTTCCTCCAACCCAACTCCACTATGCTGGTGGTTCCAAGACCTGGTTGATAGGGCTTCTTCAGGGTGCAGTATGTTGCTGTATCACTTAGCAGTACCTACCTTGATAACACACCTTGCTATTGGCTTTGCCTCTTTTCTTGCCTTTCTCCCCTTGTTCACCACTCTTGCCTCTGAAACTGTacaccacaataaaatattagcactCTGCCTCAGCTCTATTTCTTGAAGAACCTAGGCTGGGCCAGTGATTCTTATTTGGAATCTAGCTGTCCTCATTCTACCTGGAGCATCGAGGTTAATAGCAATACTTCACTTCTGAAACAAGTATAGGTATGtaggtaaaaaaaattctgatatttGATAGTTTCCCAGAGTTTCTTATGTTTTATTCTTATCTGCTAAATACTTCCAAGACTCTGGGCCTCACAGCATTTAAGGCAATGTTGGCCAGGcagaaaattctgaaaaaca
The DNA window shown above is from Saccopteryx bilineata isolate mSacBil1 chromosome 2, mSacBil1_pri_phased_curated, whole genome shotgun sequence and carries:
- the GJA5 gene encoding gap junction alpha-5 protein, whose protein sequence is MGDWSFLGAFLEEVHKHSTVIGKVWLTVLFIFRMLVLGTAAESSWGDEQADFQCDTIQPGCENVCYDQAFPISHIRYWVLQIIFVSTPSLLYMGHAMHTVRMQEKRKLREAKAKEVQGAGSYEYPVVEKTELSCWEEVNGKIVLQGTLLNTYVCSILIRTTMEVVFIVGQYLLYGIFLDTLHVCRRSPCPHPVNCYVSRPTEKNVFIVFMLAVAGLSLFLSLAELYYLGWRKIRQRFVKSRQGMAECQLPGPSISAAQSCTPPPDFSQCLENGPGGKFFSPFSNKMASQQNTDNLATEQVQGQEQIPREGFIHIRYAQKPEIPNAVSSGNRLPHDYQKDKRRLSKASSKASSKARSDDLSV